From the genome of Ziziphus jujuba cultivar Dongzao chromosome 4, ASM3175591v1:
AAATggataaaagaaattatatatatatatatatatttatatgacctAAGTGTTACCTCATTTTTGTAAGCACTTTTACTTCTTCATTGTTGCAGCCATGGCTGCAGCCAGAGAAAGACAGCATGTCCATTTCATATCTAAGATGGAGGGCTAGAAAAGGACCCTTTTCTCTCAAAATATTGATGACCTTCTTACCCAATTCTTCAATCTGTGGTGTAAATCTTAATCCATTGTAATTTACCCGGCAACGCAGCCTTTGAAGTTCCATAGGCAGTCCATTATTAGCTAGTCTTGCATCTGTTTTGTTGAAATGCACAATTTTGTACTTTTTCAGCAGAGGTAGAATCTGTTGGACAagcaatcatttttttaaggatTAGTTTCATTATTGGCAGGGATTGTCACATagcagaaaattgaaaatacttATTGTTCTAGCGCCAGACCTCATTAATGTAGTAGGAAACGTTAGACCAACTAACAGGTGGCAGGGAATAAAACTTCCCCAATTCAACTCTTTTCTTGAGCTTTGGAGGCAATTCCTTCAATATCCTAACCTCATCTCTCAATGATGTAATGAAATGATCAACATCAAAAATGTCCTGAAACTCACTGCCATATGAAAGGGATATATGcttagaaagaaatattgaaaaatgaggccatttaatattgaaattctTTATACAAAAATATAGTTACCTTTTATCAGCCCAAAATGAATTCTTATCGAGCTGAGGAACAATAAGAGTAACATTTAAGTGTCTGGCTATGGTAACCATATCACAGATCTGCAGGAATGCAGAAAGAAACTTAAGTGAAACCGGAGAAGAAATAGCTTCAAAAATTATGACAGCTTCAAAAACCATGTGGTAAGGGATAGGGGAAGGCAATAGTGTCATATAATTGGTAATGCAAGTAGAGTTGCTAAGCTAAATTTCTCACCGCTGCTCGCATTTGATTGAGTCCTCCATTGCAAGAAACCATGAGATAACCATTATTCTTGTAAATCcctgaaaaaaatgaaaaacaccaTCAAATTCAGAATTGAAAATCATATTCAACCACCCattagagagggaaaaaaaaaaaaaaaaaaaaaaagagagaacccCAATTACTCAAAAAAGCTAAATGACCAATGAGTCAAAAACAGAATAACAAGTTCTGGATTCCATAGATTTTGGACCCCCATGAATAAAGGGAAACGGATAAAAAAGAGTTAGAATCAtatggaaaattaataaaaaccaaaagttttCTTTTATGATCAGCAGGTTAGAaaagattaaaaagagaaatgaaaagaaaaaaagcaatgaAAGACTCACTCTTTGGCGGGAGAACAAGTTTGGGAGGAATTGAAGACGGTTCAGGCAACTGGGACAAATTCTGATGATGATTGAAACAAGAAGGCCAACCCTTTAACAATCTCAGGCTCCATAATTCACCAAGCGCCATTAGATGGACAGCACAAGTCCAGATGACCATAGTGGTAACCGCCCGAATCATCCACATCTTCATCATCGAATTTGGAGAACTAGTTGTACAAGTGTTTGATTTCTCACCCTTGCTTAAAAGCTTTATTCCAATCTCTTCCTCAGATACATTGTGAAACGCAAACACCATTCCTCTGATTCCCACTCTTAGCAGTTTGAAAAAAACTCTCTCTCAGAACTTGAAGAATACAATGCTTCTTCAAATTCTGCAGACATGAGCGAgctatatttacatataatatatatatatatatatattctatattttttcttaatactAAGAAACCAACTCTCTAAGCCAAAAACCCAAGTGTAGAAGGCAGAGAATGAAAGAAACAGAGGCACAGATACTTGGGTTTTAATAGCAAAACTGAAACTGTAAAGCCCTGTAATTAAGGTTCAAGAGACGTAAAAGTTACCGTCTCTTcactttggattttttttttttttctcttctattttcttagtatatttatagttattatataaaatacatagGATCCTTGTTacatttaaattctttattattaatattattgttaaagtctatcctaataatatccagtgataagattttaacattaaaaataaaaatttacaacttTCTGTTATAAGTCAAAGattttagatattatatatgatcgactaactatttatttatttattattattgttatttttttttttttggctcagtATCATCGTAAAACCATAGCTATTGCATTGTGTGCTGTATTTGACTCATATGGAATATTagtttaaattcaaacaaaatgaaattaaattacttttttttttttcttgaacaaattgagtattcacaatcataatttagaaaaattaacaaaaactatAAAGAAAATTGGCATGTCAAGTACGGTGATTCCTTATTAATTtgtgattttttattcaaatatatattttaccatttttgcACAAGTTTCAAGAATTATATGACATGTGTATACAATCATTAATCTTCGATGTCCAAAAAAAgatcattaatttttaattcattgaataatatttacaaATACGAATTCtccaataattcaaaataaatataatatatattttctttcaattttaaacatGCACCAAAATTATGGTGACTGAATTATGAGGATGCTAGTATGAGTGGTattatagttttctttttcacttgtaAAACCCTCCcatcttcaaatatatatatatatatttgcccaCGGTTTGCAGGTAGAAagatatggatttttttttttttttttgggacgaaAGTGGAAAGATATGGTTAGTTACTATGCATTAAGAATTGATGAGATACtcatcattaattattattgcaaCTTtacattcataaataaataccaaTGCAGCACATTGGATGAATGGTTAGATGTAGAAAATATCTaaccatttttttcaaaattaaaactaatgGAAAGAGCATAATTAATTTCtatcaattatttaaaatcatattaaaaatatattttttaaattctatatgTTTAATGAGattcatatttattaaattccgctaaataaataatagataaacTTGACGAACTTGTAATGGGTTTCTTTTAGAAAGATTGATTTGGGATTTAAATAGGTTCATCCGTGCTCAATTCAATAATACAAAGTATCATTTTCCCTCGTTTAGAAAAATGCTCCTACACAtcattatgtatttaattagtACTAGAAATATATTGAAGAGTTCAAAGTTCCTAATCCCATTTTTGATAGTGTCGGCTGGTAGAATTGGACAGTGATAGACGTCTGAATGTGTTGAGATTCACTGATTGAAATGTAATACAATACCAAACAATCACCATATATCCCAATCTACAGCACTCCCTACAATCATTAAAATCCATGTAAATGCATACATAAAACCCAATTAATAGAACATAATGATTAAtagaaaatttcataattatatatatatatatatatatatatatatataagcacttTGGAGTTTGGATGGCTACTAGTATAGAAGTAGCGTGAACTTCTTGTTACAAAGTATTTGATAATTTGTTTGTTAATGTTGTAATAATTGTGTCATAATATTTACAACATTGCACAATTCTCTCACGAACAGCAAGGGAAGTATACAAAGCTACTTAATTTTATTAGTGGGAGGTGTGCCTGGGAAAAAAGATTTTTTGCTTAACTTTTAATCATTGATGGGTATGTCTTAAAAGGCACTAATCAGGCTTAAGTGGTGTTCCATCGTCCATATGGACATCGTACtagaaaagataattaatcaattgaaaacaaaagataaacagagaaaaagaaaagaaaagaaaagcaaagcTAATATAATAGTGTTGATTTTTTGAAGAATACATGTTATCTAATGTCAAATTATGACtgctatataatataatttatcttttttggaCAAGATATAAGAAaggacctatatatatatatatatatagtattgaaatttaaaaatgtaataaatgcGCGTGATTATTCTAGGTATAGTCACTATTGACTAAGCAATTTGCAATACTTGGAAACAAGCATGTAATTTTCTAATTCTAGTTCATATTAGTAGCAGACTCTAAAGATTCAATTAAGCAACATCTATGTTAGCCTTATACAGTCTATAATATTAGGCATTGACCATAGGACTTAATGCTGTATAATCTTAGGATACGGTTGTGCATTGCTTCTAGGAATTCATTTTGTAATTGATTATATTCCTAATAGGGTTTGATCTAACTTGCATGTATACCCCTATTGTATATCTTACAAATCACACCATACAATAACATCAAGATGTTTGAGGTCTTCATGTAttggatgcatatatataattctccCTGGCCACTTTTATGGCCAAAATATAGAATACCCACATGACCATTTTATTTGCTTCATATGTATTTGATCAATTTCACTATAACAAAAAAGTAAGCGGTGCTCTCATTTGAGACTTGGCCAGACAATAAATTCTCATGTTCTTCTAAAGAAAACTGAAAAACagcaaaaagtgaaaaaaaaaaaaaaagaaaaaagaaaaagagaagaatgTTTTATTTACCACATGAAAATATTGGTACAAAAGCTTTGATGCAGTTAGAAGCACATGAGAAGGTGAATTAGGTA
Proteins encoded in this window:
- the LOC107416281 gene encoding rhamnogalacturonan I rhamnosyltransferase 1, which translates into the protein MVFAFHNVSEEEIGIKLLSKGEKSNTCTTSSPNSMMKMWMIRAVTTMVIWTCAVHLMALGELWSLRLLKGWPSCFNHHQNLSQLPEPSSIPPKLVLPPKRIYKNNGYLMVSCNGGLNQMRAAICDMVTIARHLNVTLIVPQLDKNSFWADKSEFQDIFDVDHFITSLRDEVRILKELPPKLKKRVELGKFYSLPPVSWSNVSYYINEILPLLKKYKIVHFNKTDARLANNGLPMELQRLRCRVNYNGLRFTPQIEELGKKVINILREKGPFLALHLRYEMDMLSFSGCSHGCNNEEVKVLTKMRYDNKLWKDKVINSELKRKEGSCPLTPEETAILLSSLGLDHTVQIYIAAGEIYGGQRRMANLEAAFPNLVRKETLLDSSDLRFFQNHSSQMAALDYLVSLESDMFIPTYDGNMAKVVEGHRRFLGFKKTILPNRKLLIRLVDKYQNGELQWDMLSRFVKEAHRNRIGSPKKRVAIPGRPKEEDYFYSNPHECLQLLDDEPLRSNG